In Acaryochloris marina S15, a single genomic region encodes these proteins:
- a CDS encoding photosystem I reaction center subunit XI: protein MTMEMVKHGGDPFVGDLATPVNSSGIVKAWINNLPAYRKGMSANARGLEIGMAHGYYLYGPFATSGPVRGTTMALVSGVLSASCVIIVLTVAMQLYSSLSVPKPRPSVTTADPGSDFGTKEGWSAIGSGFLIGGCGGAVIAGVLSYAIAIFAG from the coding sequence ATGACAATGGAAATGGTCAAACATGGTGGCGACCCCTTTGTTGGGGATCTCGCTACACCTGTGAATAGTTCTGGGATTGTAAAAGCCTGGATCAATAACCTACCGGCTTACCGCAAAGGCATGTCTGCCAATGCTCGGGGTTTAGAAATTGGGATGGCCCATGGCTATTACCTCTACGGTCCCTTTGCCACTTCAGGCCCTGTTCGAGGCACCACAATGGCGCTTGTATCGGGTGTACTATCCGCAAGCTGCGTCATTATCGTCTTAACCGTGGCAATGCAGCTCTATTCCAGTCTCTCTGTACCCAAGCCCCGCCCATCCGTAACCACGGCAGACCCTGGCAGCGACTTTGGCACTAAAGAAGGTTGGAGTGCAATTGGTAGTGGCTTCCTCATCGGCGGCTGCGGCGGTGCGGTTATCGCTGGCGTTCTTTCCTATGCGATTGCCATATTTGCTGGATAA